Sequence from the Grus americana isolate bGruAme1 chromosome 11, bGruAme1.mat, whole genome shotgun sequence genome:
TTCagccagctgggaaaaaaaccctgtcgAGATGTAGTCAGGTCGCTGAGCCTGGGAATCTGCTGGTGAGACAGACCCTGACTCTACCCTTTGTAACTCTATTTGCTGAGGAAGTTTTTAGTACGAGGCTAAAGAGAACAGAAGTTAGGGTCAAAAAGGAATGGTGCATCTGTCCCAGACTGGGGAGGAGGAGCCATTCCCCCTCTTGGGGGGCTGGTGCCCAAGGGAATTCGAAGAGCCCGGGCTTGTAGGATAACCCAGGTGAGAAGGGACCACAGGAGGGCTCTAGTcaaacctcctgctcaaagctgGGTCAGCCCTGTGGTCAGCCCAGGTTACTCCAGGCTGTGCGGAGCTGAATCTTGAAAACCAATGAGGACGGAGattgcacaacctctctgagcaacccaTCAACGTTTGACTGCCCGCATGGTGAAAGTAGACTGCAATAGAAGCGGCTCGTACAAAAGCACGGTTTCAGCGTCATCCTGCTCgtgaaaaagggaaagatcAAATCTATTTTGTAACAGAAACGGTTTATGTGAGGCATGGAAAACTTCTGGTACAAGAGGACTGATTCACATGAAAAGGCACGtgaaaaaatggaaggaaaccAGCAGGATGCCTCCAGTTACATTCCTATCTTGAAATTTCAGTATTGCAGCACAAAACGTTTGTATTTATAGTAGTGGATACCAATAGGGAAGAtactctaaaaataaatgaggatgCACGGATAAAATCATCTATTTCCAGGCTCATTCTGAGAACGAAAGGGAATCTGGAGGCTTAATGAGTCTcaatcaattttattttggaacCGTTCGTGGCTGTCAAAGACCGCGGCAGAGCAGGGCATGACTCACTCAAAACCCACGCAGGCCTCCACGCCCGCCGGCCCGTGGACCGTGTCACTGCACTCCCGTaacttttctgaaacttttggCTGAGAACCCCGGGAAGGGGGTACGGGGGCGGCGCcgcggcccggcggggcgggctgACCATGCCCCGCAGCAGCGCGGAGCTCCCGGCAGCCCGGGACGGGGTCCCCGGGGCCGCGGCCCCCCGCGCGCCCTCCCGCGCTCTGCCCCCGCCACGGGCGCCGCGCgggccccgccccctgcccaTATCGGGCTCGCCCGCTTTCCCCCGCCGCGCCTCATTGGCGCTGGGGGCGTGGCGGGAGGCGGTGACGCGCGGCGGTGGGCGGGGTCTccgcccggggccgggggcgggggggccgcACCGCCCGGTGCGTGTCGCGCGGGGCCGTGCCGATCCGAGCCGATCCGAGCCGGGCCGATCCGCGCCGGGCGGGGCGTGCTGCCGCTcggccggccccgctgcccgccccgccccccgaGGCATGACACGCCGAGCCGCCGGCGAAGCCCCGCTTTAATTGAGGCCGCCGGGATGGGGCGCACCGCGTAGGGCAGAGCGGGGGCCGCCGCGCTCCGGGCCGCAGGCAGCGCGTACCCACGGCTGTGCGGAGCGTGAGCCGCGTCCGGTACAGCGCGAACGCTAGTCCCGGTCCGGgcgggggagggcaggggggagggggaagaagcgggCGAGCGGGGCCGCGTCCGGTCGCCGCGTGGGTggccgccgggccgggcgctGGCGGCCGCCGCTGCCGAGCCCCATGAAAACGCAGGTCTGGGGGAGCTCCCCGCGGGCGCCCATGGCTGCGGCGATGCCGTGCAAGAGCGCGGagtggctgcaggaggagctggagtcGGGCGGCGGCcgctcgctgctgctgctcgaCTGCCGCCCCCACGAGCTCTTCGAGAGCTCGCACATCGAGACGGCCATCAACCTGGCCATCCCCGGGCTCATGCTCCGCCGCCTCAAGAAGGGCAACCTGCCCATCCGCTCCATCATCCCCAACCACGAGGACAAGGAGCGCTTCGTCAAGCGCTGCAAGGCCGACACCGTGCTGCTCTACGACGAGGCCACCGCCGACTGGCAGGACGGCGGCGCCGCCACCTCCGTCCTGGGGCTCCTGCTCCAGAAGCTGCGCGATGACGGCTGCAAAGCCTATTACCTGAAAGGTGAGGTGCTTTCCCCCCCCTCGTCCTTCCTGCGGCCCCGTCCGGCTCCCGCAGCCCTTGTCCGTCCTCCCCGCCGCAGCCCTCGGCTGGCCTCTGCATCGCCGGGCGCCCATCCCCTGGCCGGCCGGAGGTGGCTGGGTTGTTTtgcttcttccccccccacctccctccgcctgatttatttttaattttttatatacttatttttttcgCCTCTGCATCCCGCTTTAATACCCCGCACAAAATGGTCGCAGGCTGGAAACGGCCGGGAGCGCCTCGCATCTTCCTGCGTCTCCTCCCCGGCAGCGGCGAGAGGGACCCCCCCAACCCCGCCGCCGGGGTGTCCCCGCCAGTGCTGCCCCGTCCCAAGCCGACCCCCCGGCTGGGCACCGCTGCCGCCTCCCGGGGTGCCTCCGCTCCCCGGAGGGGGCCTTTTGGGGCTCCCCGCCCCGGCGCCAGGCTCCCCTCCGGAAGGGATGGCCAgatatttttttgggggggagggggggaggaaggggcagaagagcccccctcttttcttttttgttttctctctcccatctcCGAAAAGCGAGcgcttggtttttttctccccctttccctggAAATGCTggcggggctgggagggggcagcccGGCGGCTCCTGCGGGGCAGGGCGATGGAGGAGCGGGGAGCCCTGTTGCGGGGGAGCCGAGCCCCGCACATGCCCTTTCGCGAGGGCTgcggggggtttggggttttttttgggtggttgttttttggggttttttttgggggggggggtgttggccATTTTGAAAGATCCTAGCAGGCCTTCGCAGCGGTCTGAACAGAGCCcacagctgggctgctgggaCCCTTCCCATCCTCCCAGTCCTCCCAGTCCAGTCGCTGGGTGGCGGGTTTGAGGCAGAAATAACAGGAGAGCGGAGGAGTGGAGGAGAGTGGTGAAGAAAGTTGCCGCTTGCAGCCCTTTAaaaaacactgctgctgcttgatAGACCCTTTTTGGGTAGCCGGGGGAGCCCCTGGTAAGGGGTTGGGgtggcaggggacaggcaggtATTTGGGGACCAGCCTTCAAGGCTGCGCTGCCCGCACAAGCCTCCTTCAGAGGTGatgtggggggggggcccaAGCACAGGGGATGATCCCACTTTCCCTCCGCTCCCTGCCTGCGCTGGTGGGTGAatcccccatcccatcccgaTTTGGGGTTTCCCAATGGGCTCCGTTGCTCCTTCGCTTTGTCTTCCCGTTCCTCTCCCCGTTGTCCTGGTCCCTAGCAGGAAGGAGCAGCTTTGAAGTTACTCCTAAGCTCTCCCTGATGGGCAGGGGAGGCGTTGAGcccctttctctgcctttttccgGGAGCCTCGGTGGGAAATGTTTCCAATTAAAATTCCAAAATGGCTCCTCGGCGCTGTCTGGCGGCacggggggaaggaggaggaggaggacgagcCTTTTTCATGAATGGATGTGGCAGGAGCTGTCTGTCCTGCTCAGTGACCCCGCCACAACCGCCGAACCCACTAACAAAGTTTCCAGGAGGCCTTTCTAATTAAACCATTTGTCAGTGTCAGATACCGATGGCTGAGCTCCGGTTTAATATTGCCTGGAAAGGAGGTAGATCGGTGGgtctttttgcttctctgccTTCCTTCCCAAACTGTTGAGCCAAGGAGCTGGAGAAAAGGCCTTAGGAGCAGGCGCGAGGAGGGGTCCCATCCCTCCTCGCGCCTGCTGCCGTTTGGGTGAAGCACAAACCTGTGACACTGCTCTGTCGCAAAACATGTCTGTAGTGATAAAATAGGTGTGAGGATCGCTCTTTGGCAAAACTTGTGgccttttttcctgcttaaagataaattattttattgggTTTTAGTGCCTGGGCTGGGTACGTGGTTGTTGTGCTGTCTTTTTCAGACACAAATacttttgtgcttttctgtctAGGTGGCATAATAGCTCTTTCCTAAACTGCCCCAGACTCATATTTCTGAGAAGCTAAACAAGGCGAGATTGTCTCTTgccattgattttatttttggatgtttgtttcttttgcgATTGAGATTTGGCCCCTATTTATCACAAGCAATATCGACCTTTGTAAGGAACGCTCTTTGCTTTCCTGGGACCTGTTAGCTCAGTAGCAGTCTACCCAGGGAAAATGAGGGAGCAGGGAGATGCCTTTCCTGGTGTGAAGTTGAAGGTATACCAACTTTTTGCTGGCAAAGACTTGCTAAGTAGCACATGCATGTGTTCAGGTAGAAGGATTTCCCATTCTGAAGAATAAaccatctttttctctctgcctctccccttccctctctcctttcccccttcccaggTGGCTTTAACAAGTTTCAGACCGAATATTCGGAGCACTGCGAGACGAACCTTGACAGCTCCTCGCCCAGCAACTCTCCCCCGGCTTCGGTCCTTGGCCTGGGAGGGCTGCGGATAAGCTCTGACTGCTCGGATGGCGAGTCTGACCGGGAACCCAGCAGCGCCACGGAGTCGGACGGGAGCCCCATCCCTAACAATCAGCCTGCCTTTCCGGTCCAGATCCTACCTTACCTGTACCTGGGCTGTGCCAAAGATTCAACCAACTTGGACGTCCTGGGCAAATACGGCATTAAATACATCCTGAATGTGACTCCCAACCTGCCAAACATGTTTGAGCACGACGGAGAGTTCAAGTACAAGCAGATCCCCATCTCAGATCACTGGAGCCAGAACCTCTCGCAGTTCTTTCCTGAGGCCATTGCTTTCATTGGTAGGTAGTTGGCAGAACATCTCTCTTCATACTCACCGCTTGGGAATGTGGCAAGCTGCTTCCCAGGGCTGTTGCTCGTCTCTGCCCTCACCTCTCCGGGGCACAGCATCCGTGCTATGTTAGCAGCTGAGCGTCACGCTGCCGAGGTGACGCTTCTGGTGCGTTGTCACCCTGGCTGGGTTCAGGGAGGCCTCCTCTTCCAAAATTCAGCCCTCTTGCAGCACCTCAGCCAGGTTACCTGCAAGGGGTAGGACCAGCCCCGGTGGACCCGGCCCCGCTGTCTCTTGCCCTTGTATGGGGATTTTCGCTTGTGTGAAGTGCCTGAACCGAGGCGGTGGGGAGCTCCTTTGCctgctttgctcagaggaatGAGCGTTGACGGGAGTTGCGTTAACGTGACTGGTGCCAGCAATTCCTTAGCCCCAAGTGTGGTTAAAATCTAGGGGGGgaggatgttttcttttcccatggGGATTTGCTAGTCTAGTTGCGATCCTGCTGTAAGTCGCCCTAGCATAACTAACTCCTTGTATGGATACTTCTCCTAAGGTAAGTGTCAAAACAATGAGTTAGTGATTATAATTACactgcagagctcagctggaAAAACTGCTGTGCATACAGCCCCTGGACAGCTTTGGCTGGTTGTGGGGAGGGGCGCAGGGGGGCagatctcttctcccaagttaGCATTGACTTTGAAAATTGCTTCTTATTCTACGAAAAGTGTCTGTCGGGCTGAATAGGGATGTACACTTCCAGCATGACCTGTGCTGTCTGCTGGTGATGGTTGTTAGCCTAATCGGTTCTGATTTATGGGGGCTGACTGGCACAGGTAGTCGTTACCACCATTAACTGTTAAAAGCCCTGGTTAAAGACATCGGTGTAGATACAGGCAAGGGAGGCCTTTACCTTCAGACTGAAATCTGCGCAGCCGGTTTTGATGCTGCCTCgttgccccccccgcccccatttTAGACCCTGCTGCATGCGCTTGCTCGCTGTGCTGTAAGGCGTGAAACAGAGCAGGGCAGTGGTAGGTCCTTGTCTGCATTTCAGCCATCGGAAACCCTGGTTCCCAGGCGCCCTCCTTTGCCCTCAGCTTCTGTCCCCTAGTAACACGATTGTGGTCAGAAGCGGCTGCTTCAGTGTGGCAGCAAGGACCTGTCTGATGTCCCATCTGCATTTCCCACACAGAGCGTGGTATTAAATGTCAGGGGTGAGGTACGGGGTCCCTGCCGGCATTTGGGATCCGTCTGCTCTAGTCAGACGATGTCTCTCTGAACACCGTGCTTGTGCTTTCCAGTTAATGACAGGAAATGGAGGATTACCTCACtctaaaacaaaacaccaagaaaTGCGGCACAGGTCAGATGAAAGGCAAAAATGTCTCAGAAAAATGTTGAACAGGGAGAGACTGGGAGGAGGGCTGGATGTGCTGGGGGGCGATTGCCCACTGTACTGGAAATTCTTGCCTGGTTTTGGAGGCTGGGGCAGAAAACCTGTTGTGGCTTGGgtctggattttgttttgcctGCATCTTCTTTGCCCTTCCCCGCACTTGTGGTGCCAGTGTCTCTTACCTCTGGCTTTGCCTGAGGATCCTCTTTCTCCTgccaccttctccctccccgcCAAGCTCTCAGTCAAATGACTGACTTCAAATAGGGCTGCCCAGAAGTAAGCAGCGCTGGGTACTCGCGTGCATTCAGCGCTCTCAGCGGCATGTCCCTCTTTCAGCACTAAGATGTCAATTCATAAAGGGATCACGCTGTTCCGGCTGTGCGAGAGAcaatgagtgtgtgtgtgcttttgaATCGGTGGCAAGGGAGGGGAAATTTCGTCGCTGTTCTCTCGCCATTTTTTTTGGTCCAGCCTGCATTCCTGCTCCCCGCTACCATTCATCCTGAGAGTCTCCTCCAACACAAGCATTTGTTTGTAGTGAAGTGCGTTTCTGTCGATCCTAAAGAACAATTTCACAATAAGGGAAGTTCCTGCACTTCAGACTCCGCTTAAATTAGCTTCGACTACATTCAGATAACTTTCTAGTGGAAGGAGGACAAGAACAGCAGAACAGAATAGCTTGTGTGGTGCTGGGCTGTAGCCTCACATCAAGGGCGCAGCTAGTTAGTTAGTtggtggtgaggtgggtgtccTGTGCCCGaccaccagcatctccttggaGCTCTTGTCTCCAGCCTCACCTGCCTTTTGTGGGTTACCccatttctgtgtttgaatAGAGGGTCCCACTGCTGCCCAGGCAAGGGATGTGTTGGCCAGGCTTGATTGATACTTCTCAAGCATGCGAGACGCTTGGCCTCGCTGTGTGGAGTGGGGATATGCGGCTTCGACGTGCGGTGGGAATCTCTCAGGAGCCCTTTGGGAAGAGATGTGGGTGTCAGAGGGACACGAGATGGTGTCACTAGGAGCAGGGGATCCAGTTCTGGCAGTCGTCCTGGTTCTGGGAGCTTGCAGCTGCCACCTGGCCCTACTCCAAAGCCATGCGTTTTTGGTGCAGAATAATAGACTCCCCCTTCCCCTTGTCTTGTTTCAGATGAGGCCCGTTCCAAGAAGTGTGGGATCCTTGTTCACTGCCTCGCTGGCATCAGCCGGTCTGTGACAGTCACTGTCGCCTACTTGATGCAAAAACTCAACTTGTCCCTGAATGATGCCTATGActttgtgaaaaggaaaaaatccaacatTTCCCCAAACTTTAACTTCATGGGCCAGCTCCTGGACTTTGAGAGGACTCTGGGACTCAACAGCCCTTGTGACAACCGCTCGCCCAGCGAACAGCTCTACTTCACCACCCCCACCAACCACAACCTGTTTCAGCTGAACACTCTGGAGTCCACATGAAGGGGATGCCGCCTGGTCGGGAACTCGAGCATCGAATCGCTTCTCTTGAGCATTTCAACTCTTACAAAAGTATCTGTCTTGCCAGGCAGCTCTGAAACGACTAGCTTCTCTGGGCAGAGGTGCCTGATCGCTGCTTTAAGAAGGCTAATGCCGTTCGTTAGTATCCTGATCAAAGTGGTTTGAAGAGGTAGTCTTTTTACAGGGGGTTATTTAATACGGGCGATGTTACAGCGTTTTGAACGCAGCTGTTACCGGCAATAACCGCTTTCCTGGGTGCATTGGGACTGTCAGAGCACGCACACATGTGAAGAGCTACCAGGGGTTAGCTTGCTGTGGAAAGTGAGGAGATTTATGCACTTGGAAACCTTGAACAAAAGGTGTTGGGCCAAGACTGTTTTAAAACCcgagtttactttttttttgattttaaaaaaagaaaaggtagatCTCACTCGAGCTTTGGGTTCAAactctttttaaatatgtaagtTCCTGACTGTTTGTACAGACGAGGTtgcaaaaccagtattttattctgtttcttgtttgatcatttattattttttttaatcaaatgtttATATTGACCAAATGCATTTTGCACACTTTGTGAAGCCTTGGTATGTCCTGGCATATTACTGGGTACTCCAGAGAGAGAtacatgctgctgctgttgttgttagCATCTGGTAGGAAGCTTTGTTATGTGTGAAGGCCAGTTGGGCTTAAACGCAACCCCTTCACCACTCCTGCACTCACAATCACAAACTCTGCACTGATTTCAGCCAAGGTGACTAAGCcgcaagctttttttttttaatgccaccCCTGCCAAAAACACTGTTTGCTATTGCCAGAGGTAAAACTCTTGTAGCCTCCAGAGTTGGTAGAAGCATGTCTGAGCCCAGCTTCGTTCTCTGCTGCCTGTTGACTGACGTAACGTCATCCAGCTGGCCTGAAACTATTCCAGCTTCCCGAGTACAGAAGGTAGTTGTGATGTTGGCGTTTCTCGTGCACACTCAATTCTTTCCCACGTGTGCGGGGTGGAGGGGGTAACACGGCAAGCGCCTGGAGCAGAGCGAGGATTGCGTAGCGGGACGGGACTGAATCGTCACGCACGGAGCGTGTGAGGGGAGTGAAGAGATGTGGAAATGATGACAAGAGTGTTGTAACAgagaatttttatatatatatatgaatatatatattaacTGGCAAATTCTGAGATGATTGGAGCTTTCAACAGaggttctgatttttttttttcttcctctttcgAATAACTTTATGCCGTGCCTTCTATTCTGAGAAGACTTGTTTATATTTCTGGCTAGTGTTTGGCAAACACCTTATACCGAGCCGGGAGGGGGAGGAAGTGGTAATAATTTCTGGGAGGAGGGCAGAACGGATTTGGAGATTTCTTTATTGGCTGCAATGTAgtccctcctttctcccccctccctgtccACTTTAACTCTcatgtaactgaaaaaaaaaaaaaagccacggattttttctaaatatccagttttttgtacttttttcaagaaaaagaaaataataataaaaaaaaaatctccatctGGAGGAATGTTTGATGCTGTCACATCCTGAAACCGTTCTTTTTGTTAAAGATGTTACCAGAATGTTGGAATGAgcttctttcttgttttctggttgttttttgtttgtttgtttgggttttgtttgcaaCAATGTTGGGATCATGGGTCATTGGAAGGGAGAATGGGCGTAAGTATGGTTGTGAGTGAGAAAATTGAGAATATCCTAATTGCATCTTACCTCAtggaggaatttattttttcagggatttttttgaCAGTGCATCTGTATTGCATTACAGCTAAGCTGGTTTGTAAAGGCTTCCTGTGCTGTTAGTggtctttcttctttaaaggaaaaaaaaaaaaagatgcatctTCTGATTAGTACAAATGAGAGCTTGTTAGTGAGGAATGGTTCTGCTTTCTGAGTTATGAAGGAAAATTAGTGACCCTATATATACTGATCCAATATTGGGACTTTGTTTATAttgcaaataaatattattttttctttaaaagtgatGTTTGTGTCAGATACTTGTCTAGCCTCTGTCCATATAAGGGCACGCTGCTCTTAGCCATTTTTTTATGGTCGATTAGTATTCTTCTGTGACCATGAAGAGCATTTGCTGGGCAGTGCTCATGTGTGGTGTTTGGTTTCATGCACAGCTTAATTTTTAAGACCTGTGGTAAAACAGagagggggaggtgggagggcgAGGAGAGGGATATGGGGTATTGGATAAAGCGCTGAACAAAGAACAGCTTGAGAATGGGACCGGCTTTGACCCCAGCCATTCCTCTGCgccaaaaataaacagataaactAAAGACACTTTTGTTCACTGTTTAAGTGTGGCCTACGAAGGCATGGCAAAGGCCTTGCCCACAACTGTTGTGATAGCAGACTTTATTTCGATAGGAAAGCAAGAAGTCGTGGCCTTGCGGGCAGCCACCTGATGACTTCTGGGTCTCAGGGAGAGCGGGAGCCCCCCCTGCATCCTCGGTGGGGGGCCAGGCCCCTGCTGCGGTGTCACCTGTGGGCTGTGCTGTCCCGTGCTCCCCGGCTGCGGGTGCAAGGAGTTTGTGGGAAGCCTGGAGGGGCTGGTGAGGATGCTTTAGGGTGAACTGTGGCTCCAAGCGTCAGGGCAGCCCAGCTAAGGGAGCTATGCCTCCCCACGCCTCTGCTCGCACCTGGGCAGGACTGAGCAGGAGTGggttcccccctgccccggcatTCCTTGTTTTAACCTAAAtggcaagaaattaaattactatCTATTCAATTGCTCTCCTCAGAGTGagcgtgtgtgcatgtgtggtTTTTGCTCTAATCCTAGGGCCCGAGCGCCAAAGACAGCTAGTTTTGGTCCAGAAGGAGCTCAGGCTGACAAGCGCGGGGTCGGTTGCAGAGCAGGGTAGGTGGTCG
This genomic interval carries:
- the DUSP7 gene encoding dual specificity protein phosphatase 7; the encoded protein is MKTQVWGSSPRAPMAAAMPCKSAEWLQEELESGGGRSLLLLDCRPHELFESSHIETAINLAIPGLMLRRLKKGNLPIRSIIPNHEDKERFVKRCKADTVLLYDEATADWQDGGAATSVLGLLLQKLRDDGCKAYYLKGGFNKFQTEYSEHCETNLDSSSPSNSPPASVLGLGGLRISSDCSDGESDREPSSATESDGSPIPNNQPAFPVQILPYLYLGCAKDSTNLDVLGKYGIKYILNVTPNLPNMFEHDGEFKYKQIPISDHWSQNLSQFFPEAIAFIDEARSKKCGILVHCLAGISRSVTVTVAYLMQKLNLSLNDAYDFVKRKKSNISPNFNFMGQLLDFERTLGLNSPCDNRSPSEQLYFTTPTNHNLFQLNTLEST